In Deinococcus sedimenti, a single genomic region encodes these proteins:
- a CDS encoding glycosyltransferase family 4 protein, which translates to MMLDPVQSDSAPPARLRVAVLTDAPRVAGSELWLLDVLPRLRPDGIRSTVFLRVEEKLDGLAERFEAQGVAVHRYEHLRDLPDLSRDFDLRIVQGWTPGTYRTLLPALRPPRMVISHDQLDFHYPQPLRLTYRETYPWTKAAPFRQADRLVTVSEWAGAFMRRDMRLRDVQVVTNGVKVDRFRPATPEDRAALRAEFGFTRFTVLVPGRFAPEKNQWASVRAARHAPDLDFVFAGDMDSSVGKLVQGYAARLGLRNVRFLGRRWDMPELYRAADALLQPTLAENQSLVTLEAMASGLPVVTTDIPAQVELVQDGVTGLTVPAQPDVLARALHALAAHPDRTRELGRAAREFVLSRHTLEHTVAKVRDVLLNAPVPHA; encoded by the coding sequence ATGATGCTGGACCCGGTTCAATCTGATTCCGCCCCCCCCGCGCGGCTGCGCGTGGCCGTCCTGACCGACGCGCCCCGCGTGGCCGGGAGTGAACTGTGGCTGCTGGACGTCCTGCCCCGGCTGCGGCCGGACGGCATCCGGTCCACGGTGTTCCTGCGCGTGGAGGAGAAACTCGACGGACTGGCGGAGCGCTTCGAGGCGCAGGGCGTGGCCGTGCACCGCTACGAGCACCTACGGGACCTGCCGGACCTGAGCCGGGACTTCGACCTGCGGATCGTGCAGGGGTGGACGCCCGGCACGTACCGCACGCTGCTGCCCGCGCTGCGCCCGCCCCGCATGGTGATCAGTCACGATCAGCTGGACTTCCACTACCCGCAGCCGCTGCGCCTGACGTACCGCGAGACGTACCCGTGGACGAAGGCCGCGCCGTTCCGGCAGGCCGACCGGCTGGTCACGGTGTCCGAGTGGGCGGGGGCGTTCATGCGGCGCGACATGCGCCTGCGGGACGTGCAGGTCGTCACGAACGGCGTGAAGGTGGACCGCTTCCGCCCGGCCACGCCGGAGGACCGCGCGGCGCTGCGGGCGGAATTCGGCTTCACGCGCTTCACGGTGCTGGTCCCGGGCCGCTTCGCCCCGGAGAAGAACCAGTGGGCCAGCGTGCGCGCGGCGCGGCACGCCCCGGACCTGGACTTCGTGTTCGCGGGGGACATGGACTCCAGCGTCGGGAAGCTCGTGCAGGGCTACGCGGCGCGGCTGGGGCTGCGGAACGTGCGGTTCCTGGGCCGCCGGTGGGACATGCCGGAGCTATACCGCGCGGCGGACGCGCTGCTGCAACCGACCCTGGCGGAGAACCAGTCCCTGGTGACGCTGGAGGCGATGGCATCGGGACTGCCGGTCGTGACGACGGACATTCCGGCGCAGGTGGAACTCGTGCAGGACGGCGTAACCGGCCTGACGGTCCCCGCCCAGCCGGACGTGCTGGCTCGAGCGTTGCACGCCCTCGCGGCGCACCCCGATCGCACGCGGGAACTCGGGCGGGCCGCCCGTGAATTCGTGTTGAGCCGACACACGCTGGAACACACCGTCGCCAAGGTGCGGGACGTGCTGCTGAACGCCCCGGTGCCCCATGCCTGA
- a CDS encoding NADPH:quinone oxidoreductase family protein, which translates to MTDSQTAATPQASMRAIRVERLGPPDVMQLQDAPVPSPAPGEVRVRVEAVGINFADALAVAGEYLTRTRVPYTPGMEFAGIVDALGEGVSGVQVGTRVAALGGSGAMAEYATVPAAALIPVPQSLSGAQAAAFPVSYFTAYHGLKTLGRGEAGEWVLVQAAAGALGTASIQLAKALGMNVIALASTDEKLDIARTLGADITILQDDPDRVKKVRDAAGGKGVPLILEVVGGKRFQESLDMAASRGRIIVIGNASREQANLRPVELMKRNLTVTGLWLTSLMNDAPATAEAARALAELVGSGQVVPQVGPTYALDQSVQAFEDLLNRRTTGKVIIEPGR; encoded by the coding sequence ATGACCGACAGTCAGACTGCCGCCACCCCGCAGGCCAGCATGCGCGCCATCCGCGTGGAACGCCTCGGGCCGCCCGACGTCATGCAGCTTCAGGACGCACCCGTCCCCTCCCCCGCGCCCGGCGAGGTCCGCGTGCGCGTCGAGGCGGTCGGCATCAACTTCGCCGACGCGCTGGCCGTCGCCGGGGAGTACCTCACCCGCACCCGCGTGCCGTACACGCCCGGCATGGAATTCGCCGGAATCGTGGACGCCCTGGGCGAGGGCGTCAGCGGCGTGCAGGTCGGGACGCGCGTCGCCGCGCTGGGCGGCAGCGGCGCCATGGCCGAGTACGCCACCGTGCCCGCCGCCGCGCTGATCCCCGTCCCGCAGAGCCTCAGCGGCGCGCAGGCCGCCGCGTTCCCCGTGTCGTACTTCACCGCGTACCACGGCCTGAAAACCCTCGGGCGCGGCGAGGCCGGCGAGTGGGTGCTCGTGCAGGCCGCCGCCGGGGCGCTGGGCACCGCCAGCATCCAGCTCGCCAAGGCCCTCGGCATGAACGTCATCGCGCTGGCCAGCACCGACGAGAAACTGGACATCGCCCGCACCCTGGGCGCGGACATCACCATCCTGCAGGACGACCCGGACCGCGTGAAGAAAGTCCGCGACGCGGCGGGCGGCAAGGGCGTGCCCCTGATCCTGGAGGTCGTGGGCGGCAAACGCTTCCAGGAGAGCCTCGACATGGCCGCCAGCCGCGGCCGGATCATCGTGATCGGCAACGCCAGCCGCGAACAGGCGAACCTGCGCCCCGTGGAACTCATGAAACGCAACCTGACCGTCACAGGCCTGTGGCTGACCAGCCTCATGAACGACGCCCCCGCCACTGCCGAGGCCGCCCGCGCCCTGGCCGAGCTCGTCGGCAGCGGCCAGGTCGTCCCGCAGGTCGGCCCCACCTACGCCCTGGACCAGAGCGTGCAGGCCTTCGAGGACCTCCTGAACCGCCGCACGACCGGCAAGGTCATCATCGAACCCGGCCGCTGA
- a CDS encoding 3-hydroxyacyl-CoA dehydrogenase NAD-binding domain-containing protein gives MSTETIVAQSRQDDVLILTIQNPPVNAFSPGVPEGLKAGLDAAAADDSVKAVVIIGGGRTFVAGADIRTFNLPREQAPDLRGTIEKLDAFPKPTVAAIHGTALGGGLELAMGCTYRVATPDAQLGLPEVKLGVLPGAGGTQRLPRVVGAQKALDMMLSGNPIKATEGKEVGLIDRLIDGDLLSGAVAFAREIADARPLPRISERGVDGAAPEVFAAARQGIKKSHRGQLSPELIIDLAEMAASVPFADGWTAEATKFMQAKDSPQSRALRHVFFAEREAAKIPGLGKDTPTLDIRRAGIIGAGTMGGGIAMNFLNAGIPVTIVETTQEALDRGLGVIRRNYENTAKKGRMSQDDVETRMGLLTPSLDMGSLADADIIIEAVFENMDVKKDIFTRLDAIAKPGAILATNTSTLDVNEIAAVTSRPESVIGLHFFSPANVMKLLEIVRADKTSETVLATSMALARKIKKVGVVVGVCDGFVGNRMVHRYGEEARRLVEEGARPEDVDAAMNALGLPMGPFQMSDMAGLDIGHAIRVHRARVSGEPEPDGWLDRIVKTGRKGQKTGGGIYDYDETRKPRPNADVQALIDTYRAEKGVTPRDISTEELTKRLAYTLVNEGAQILDEGIAARAGDIDVIYLYGYGFPAYRGGPMQYADEMGLQNVVADLERYGQTPAPLLKRLADEGESFAGLDASRGR, from the coding sequence ATGAGCACCGAGACCATCGTCGCGCAGTCCCGCCAGGACGACGTCCTGATCCTGACCATCCAGAACCCGCCCGTGAACGCCTTCAGCCCCGGTGTCCCCGAGGGCCTCAAGGCCGGACTGGACGCCGCCGCTGCAGACGACAGCGTCAAGGCCGTCGTGATCATCGGCGGCGGGCGCACCTTCGTCGCCGGGGCGGACATCAGGACCTTCAACCTGCCCCGCGAGCAGGCGCCGGACCTGCGCGGCACCATCGAGAAACTCGACGCGTTCCCCAAACCCACCGTCGCCGCCATTCACGGCACCGCGCTGGGTGGCGGGCTGGAACTCGCCATGGGCTGCACGTACCGCGTGGCGACCCCCGACGCGCAGCTGGGCCTGCCCGAGGTGAAACTGGGCGTCCTGCCCGGCGCGGGCGGCACCCAGCGCCTCCCCCGCGTGGTCGGCGCCCAGAAGGCCCTGGACATGATGCTGAGCGGCAACCCGATCAAGGCTACGGAAGGGAAGGAGGTCGGCCTGATCGACCGCCTGATCGACGGGGACCTTCTGAGCGGCGCGGTCGCCTTCGCCCGCGAGATCGCCGACGCCCGGCCCCTCCCGCGCATCAGTGAACGCGGCGTGGACGGCGCGGCCCCCGAGGTGTTCGCCGCCGCCCGCCAGGGCATCAAGAAATCCCACCGCGGGCAGCTGTCCCCGGAACTCATCATCGACCTCGCCGAGATGGCCGCCAGCGTGCCCTTCGCGGACGGCTGGACCGCCGAGGCGACGAAGTTCATGCAGGCGAAGGACTCCCCGCAGTCCCGCGCGCTGCGCCACGTGTTCTTCGCCGAGCGGGAAGCCGCGAAGATCCCCGGCCTGGGGAAGGACACGCCCACGCTGGACATCCGCCGCGCCGGGATCATCGGGGCGGGCACCATGGGCGGCGGCATCGCCATGAACTTCCTGAACGCCGGAATCCCCGTGACCATCGTGGAGACCACCCAGGAGGCGCTCGACCGGGGCCTGGGCGTCATCCGCCGCAACTACGAGAACACCGCGAAGAAGGGCCGCATGAGCCAGGACGACGTCGAGACCCGCATGGGCCTCCTGACGCCCAGCCTCGACATGGGCAGCCTCGCGGACGCCGACATCATCATCGAGGCCGTGTTCGAGAACATGGACGTGAAGAAGGACATCTTCACGCGGCTCGACGCGATCGCCAAGCCCGGCGCGATCCTCGCCACGAACACCAGCACCCTGGACGTGAACGAGATCGCCGCCGTCACCAGCCGCCCCGAGAGCGTCATCGGCCTGCACTTCTTCAGCCCCGCGAACGTCATGAAACTGCTGGAGATCGTCCGCGCTGACAAGACCAGTGAAACGGTCCTGGCGACCAGCATGGCCCTCGCCCGCAAGATTAAGAAGGTCGGCGTGGTCGTCGGCGTGTGCGACGGCTTCGTCGGGAACCGCATGGTGCACCGCTACGGCGAGGAAGCCCGCCGCCTCGTCGAGGAGGGCGCCCGCCCCGAGGACGTGGACGCCGCCATGAACGCCCTGGGCCTCCCCATGGGCCCCTTCCAGATGAGCGACATGGCCGGACTCGACATCGGCCACGCCATCCGCGTGCACCGCGCCAGGGTCAGCGGCGAACCCGAACCGGACGGCTGGCTCGACCGGATCGTGAAGACCGGCCGCAAGGGCCAGAAGACGGGCGGCGGCATCTACGACTACGACGAGACGCGCAAACCCCGCCCGAACGCGGACGTGCAGGCCCTGATCGACACGTACCGCGCCGAGAAGGGCGTCACGCCCCGCGACATCAGCACCGAGGAACTGACCAAGCGCCTCGCGTACACCCTGGTGAACGAGGGCGCGCAGATCCTCGACGAGGGCATCGCCGCCCGGGCCGGGGACATCGACGTGATCTACCTGTACGGCTACGGCTTCCCTGCCTACCGCGGCGGCCCCATGCAGTACGCCGACGAGATGGGCCTGCAAAACGTCGTGGCGGACCTGGAACGCTACGGCCAGACGCCCGCACCCCTCCTGAAGCGCCTCGCGGACGAGGGCGAGAGTTTCGCCGGGCTGGACGCCAGCCGGGGACGCTGA
- a CDS encoding semialdehyde dehydrogenase translates to MIPTLFPDRHPIAFLVHPRSNVAADLGGIFRPLGWVPNRVYDAALRRVAFPSPVTGSFRHADQPERPAGWLITVPLTPRELLGGGRRVQRIIGQAVDRAGKLGARTVGLGALTAPATAGGAALRHRADIGVTNGNAFTAAVTLLGAQRLLAGLPADATIALVGATGSVGACLTRLLAARTAHPLLLVARNELRLNALRDSLPAGRSEATTDMRRVREADLVILLTSAEDAVLRSEHLKPGAVVLDDTQPRNTRPELLVERPDVRIVDGGLVSVPGVQRRGFIGLPHGVAYACLAETLLLGLSGHQGHYSLGSPRPEQAEHLLTLAAQAGHLGFTLAPTHSFGRLVEPDHQPDGASFTPVPSPAGVRA, encoded by the coding sequence ATGATCCCCACCCTGTTCCCCGACCGTCATCCCATCGCCTTCCTGGTTCACCCCCGGTCGAACGTCGCCGCGGACCTGGGCGGCATCTTCCGCCCGCTGGGCTGGGTGCCCAACCGCGTGTACGACGCCGCGCTGCGCCGCGTGGCTTTCCCCAGCCCCGTCACCGGATCGTTCCGCCACGCCGATCAGCCCGAGCGGCCCGCCGGGTGGCTGATCACGGTACCCCTCACCCCCCGCGAGTTGCTGGGCGGCGGACGGCGCGTGCAGCGCATCATCGGTCAGGCGGTCGACCGCGCCGGGAAACTCGGCGCACGGACCGTCGGCCTGGGCGCCCTGACGGCCCCCGCCACGGCAGGCGGCGCGGCCCTGCGGCACCGCGCGGACATCGGCGTGACGAACGGCAACGCCTTCACGGCCGCCGTCACCCTGCTGGGCGCGCAGCGCCTGCTCGCCGGGCTGCCCGCCGATGCCACCATCGCCCTGGTGGGGGCCACGGGCAGCGTCGGGGCGTGCCTGACGCGCCTGCTCGCCGCGCGCACCGCCCACCCACTGCTGCTGGTTGCCCGCAACGAACTGCGCCTCAATGCCCTGCGGGACAGCCTGCCCGCCGGGAGGTCGGAGGCCACCACCGACATGCGCCGCGTGCGGGAAGCGGACCTCGTGATCCTGCTGACGAGCGCCGAGGACGCCGTGCTGCGCAGCGAGCACCTGAAACCGGGCGCGGTCGTGCTGGACGACACCCAGCCCCGCAACACCCGCCCGGAACTGCTGGTGGAACGACCGGACGTGCGGATCGTGGACGGCGGGCTGGTCAGCGTGCCCGGCGTGCAGCGGCGCGGCTTCATCGGCCTGCCGCACGGCGTGGCATACGCCTGCCTCGCGGAGACGCTGCTGCTGGGCCTCAGCGGGCACCAGGGGCACTACTCGCTGGGCAGCCCGCGCCCCGAGCAGGCTGAGCACCTCCTGACCCTCGCCGCGCAGGCTGGCCATCTGGGCTTCACCCTGGCCCCCACCCACTCGTTCGGACGGCTGGTCGAGCCGGATCACCAGCCGGACGGGGCCTCCTTCACTCCCGTCCCCAGCCCTGCCGGGGTGCGTGCGTGA
- a CDS encoding glycosyltransferase family 4 protein: MPEPLRLAVLTDAPRVAGSELWLLYVLPRLLPGGVQPTMFLRVGESLDRLAAQFGEAGIPVRRYADPSRLPELTGEFDLRLLQAWDPGTYLRVLPGLAAPTLVVSHDQLDYHYAPPLRALYRETYRFTKAIPLRRAGHLLTVSRWGADFLRGPMGLRDTTFVTNGVDPKQFRPANPEDRAALREALGFTRFTVLIPGRFTPEKNQWMSVRAARHAPDLDFVFVGDMDSSVGKLVQGYAARLGLRNVRFLGRRWDMPELYRAADALLQPTLAENQSLVTLEAMASGLPVVTTDIPAQAELVQDSVTGLTVPAQPDVLARALRALAAHPERTAAFGQAARQFVLDHHTTDHTAALVLAQLRRIVPTPSPAAHAAKE; encoded by the coding sequence ATGCCTGAACCGCTGCGGCTGGCGGTCCTGACCGACGCGCCGCGCGTGGCCGGTAGTGAACTGTGGCTGCTGTACGTCCTGCCGCGCCTCCTGCCGGGCGGCGTGCAGCCCACCATGTTCCTGCGGGTGGGGGAGAGCCTGGACCGACTGGCCGCGCAGTTCGGGGAGGCCGGGATTCCGGTGCGGCGCTACGCGGACCCGTCGAGGCTGCCGGAGCTGACCGGTGAATTCGACCTGCGCCTGCTTCAGGCCTGGGACCCCGGCACGTACCTGCGCGTGCTGCCGGGGCTGGCCGCGCCGACGCTGGTCGTGTCGCACGATCAGCTGGACTACCACTACGCGCCGCCACTGCGGGCGCTGTACCGCGAGACGTACCGTTTCACGAAGGCGATCCCCCTGCGCCGCGCGGGGCACCTGCTGACCGTGTCCCGCTGGGGCGCGGACTTCCTGCGCGGCCCGATGGGCCTGCGGGACACGACCTTCGTCACGAACGGCGTGGACCCCAAGCAGTTCCGGCCCGCCAACCCTGAGGACCGCGCCGCGCTGCGTGAAGCGTTGGGCTTTACGCGCTTCACGGTCCTGATTCCGGGTCGGTTCACGCCCGAGAAGAACCAGTGGATGAGCGTCCGCGCCGCGCGGCACGCCCCGGACCTGGATTTCGTGTTCGTCGGGGACATGGATTCCAGCGTCGGGAAGCTGGTCCAGGGTTACGCGGCGCGGCTGGGGCTGCGGAACGTCCGGTTCCTGGGTCGCCGCTGGGACATGCCGGAGCTGTACCGCGCGGCGGACGCACTGCTGCAACCCACGCTGGCGGAGAACCAGTCCTTGGTCACTCTGGAGGCGATGGCGTCCGGCCTCCCGGTCGTCACCACGGACATTCCGGCGCAGGCGGAACTCGTGCAGGACAGCGTGACCGGCCTGACGGTCCCCGCGCAGCCGGACGTGCTGGCGCGCGCGCTCCGGGCCCTCGCGGCGCACCCGGAGCGCACGGCGGCGTTCGGGCAGGCTGCGCGGCAGTTCGTGCTCGACCACCACACCACCGACCACACCGCCGCGCTCGTCCTGGCCCAACTGCGCCGAATTGTTCCCACCCCCTCACCTGCGGCGCACGCCGCGAAGGAGTAA
- a CDS encoding NAD(P)/FAD-dependent oxidoreductase, with translation MSGGPQRIVIVGGGYVGVDAYRALLRGARRAVRSGRVQITVVNPTPFHSFHGFTGEVLVGQVALPHVRAPLAPLLPHAQVVQGTVTHVDLSMRRVQVQAESGAEHSLPFDQLVLGVGSVDPFERVPGLREHGWALKRPQDMQAFRTALQERFAARVPTTVNVIGGGYAGVEMAAAIRERQRRDGLPGEVHLICSGAVLDTLPPELDRLRVHARASLVDLGVQVHEGQRVQAIEGSGARLEDGELRPADLTLFAAGIAHAPLSGTEALPRDARGRLMTDPFLRVPGFPGVWAGGDAAAVRHPRGGECPVNALWAMKHGMCIGRNVARSLRGAELTPFRYGGLGQSASLGRWNGVTELRGLLFTGPVAWVMRLGFFAWFMPSKRHGAQVTADLLWRAPRARRTVRPLDAAPATD, from the coding sequence GTGAGCGGCGGCCCACAGCGGATCGTGATCGTGGGCGGCGGGTACGTGGGCGTGGACGCCTACCGGGCGCTGCTGCGCGGCGCGCGGCGCGCGGTCCGGTCCGGACGGGTGCAGATCACGGTGGTCAATCCCACACCGTTCCACAGCTTCCACGGGTTCACGGGCGAGGTGCTGGTCGGACAGGTGGCCCTGCCGCACGTCCGGGCGCCGCTGGCCCCGCTGCTGCCGCACGCGCAGGTCGTGCAGGGCACCGTCACGCACGTGGACCTGAGCATGCGGCGCGTGCAGGTGCAGGCCGAGAGCGGCGCAGAGCACTCATTGCCCTTCGATCAACTGGTGCTGGGCGTGGGGTCCGTGGATCCCTTCGAGCGGGTGCCGGGTCTGCGGGAACATGGCTGGGCCCTGAAACGCCCGCAGGACATGCAGGCCTTCCGCACGGCGCTTCAGGAGCGGTTCGCGGCGCGGGTGCCCACGACTGTGAACGTGATCGGTGGCGGGTACGCGGGGGTCGAGATGGCCGCCGCGATCCGCGAACGCCAGCGGCGGGATGGCCTGCCCGGCGAGGTGCACTTGATCTGTTCGGGCGCGGTCCTGGACACATTGCCCCCCGAACTGGACCGCCTGCGTGTCCACGCCCGGGCCTCTCTCGTGGATCTGGGGGTGCAGGTGCACGAGGGTCAGCGGGTCCAGGCGATCGAGGGCAGTGGCGCGCGCCTAGAAGACGGCGAACTGCGTCCGGCGGACCTGACGCTGTTCGCGGCCGGGATCGCGCACGCGCCCCTGAGTGGCACGGAGGCCCTGCCGCGCGACGCACGCGGGCGGCTGATGACCGATCCGTTCCTGCGCGTCCCAGGGTTCCCCGGCGTGTGGGCCGGTGGGGACGCGGCGGCAGTCCGGCACCCACGCGGCGGCGAGTGTCCCGTGAACGCCCTGTGGGCGATGAAGCACGGCATGTGCATCGGACGGAACGTGGCCCGCAGCCTCCGTGGAGCGGAACTGACCCCGTTCCGGTACGGCGGACTGGGGCAGAGTGCCAGCCTGGGCCGCTGGAACGGCGTCACGGAACTGCGGGGCCTGCTGTTCACCGGGCCGGTCGCGTGGGTGATGCGCCTGGGGTTCTTCGCTTGGTTCATGCCCAGCAAACGGCACGGCGCGCAGGTGACGGCGGACCTGTTGTGGCGCGCCCCCCGGGCCCGGCGGACCGTGCGGCCGCTGGACGCCGCCCCGGCGACCGACTGA
- a CDS encoding ring-cleaving dioxygenase — protein MTTTPLTPHGLHHVTAVTADARANLGYYTQTLGLRLVKKTVNQDDVTAYHLFYADRDGTPGSDLTFFQWDVPREQPGNNSVSRTSLRVPTGTLDWWQAHLTASGTPATPVTRHGRPHLDFSDPEGQRLSLVEGGPDGTPWDASPIPTEKQILGLGPAELTLPNLFPTTRVLERAYHLTPAGTYPDPEQPGRTIHVYAMNGGGPHAELHLRIDPTIPPARPGAGGVHHIALRVHDDQYHDWNTHLSSLGLRTSGEVDRHWFHSIYYREPQGVLIELATDGPGFAVDEHPDHLGETLILAPFLEPHRAQIEAGLTPLS, from the coding sequence ATGACCACCACGCCCCTCACCCCGCACGGCCTGCACCACGTCACCGCCGTCACCGCCGACGCCCGCGCCAACCTCGGGTACTACACCCAGACGCTCGGCCTGCGCCTGGTGAAGAAGACCGTCAACCAGGACGACGTCACCGCCTACCACCTCTTCTACGCCGACCGGGACGGCACCCCCGGCAGCGACCTGACCTTCTTCCAGTGGGACGTGCCCCGCGAACAGCCCGGCAACAACAGCGTCAGCCGCACCAGCCTGCGCGTCCCCACCGGCACCCTCGACTGGTGGCAGGCGCACCTGACCGCCAGCGGCACCCCCGCCACCCCCGTGACCCGCCACGGTCGCCCCCACCTGGACTTCAGCGACCCCGAGGGCCAGCGCCTCAGCCTCGTCGAGGGCGGCCCCGACGGCACCCCCTGGGACGCCAGCCCCATCCCCACCGAGAAGCAGATCCTGGGGCTGGGACCTGCCGAACTGACCCTCCCGAACCTGTTCCCCACCACCCGCGTCCTCGAACGCGCCTACCACCTCACGCCCGCAGGCACGTACCCCGACCCCGAACAACCAGGGCGCACCATTCACGTGTACGCCATGAACGGCGGCGGCCCGCACGCGGAACTGCACCTCCGCATCGACCCGACCATCCCACCCGCCCGGCCTGGCGCGGGCGGCGTGCACCACATCGCCCTGCGCGTCCACGACGACCAGTACCACGACTGGAACACCCACCTGAGCAGCCTGGGCCTGCGCACCAGCGGCGAGGTGGACCGCCACTGGTTCCACAGCATCTACTACCGCGAACCGCAGGGCGTCCTGATCGAACTCGCCACCGACGGCCCCGGCTTCGCCGTCGACGAGCACCCCGACCACCTGGGCGAGACGCTGATCCTCGCACCCTTCCTGGAACCGCACCGCGCGCAGATAGAGGCGGGCCTCACCCCCCTGAGCTGA
- a CDS encoding DinB family protein, which translates to MDLLERLLGHDAWTTGRLLDQARVLDEAGLDQPFDLGWRTVRATLAHIVGNMEVWTDLMSGVPPREGPGDRVGLDELARRLGVVGPQLAALACRMQAEGRLDDTWVDVLDVPPRRKSFGGGIAHVITHSMHHRAQLIHMLRVLGVPDVEEGDVLGWERRVVRGGAWDVGGEA; encoded by the coding sequence ATGGATCTGCTGGAGCGGCTGCTGGGGCACGACGCGTGGACGACGGGGCGGCTGCTGGATCAGGCCCGCGTGCTGGACGAGGCGGGGCTGGATCAGCCGTTCGACCTGGGCTGGCGGACGGTGCGGGCGACCCTGGCCCATATCGTGGGGAACATGGAGGTCTGGACGGACCTTATGAGCGGCGTCCCGCCCCGCGAGGGGCCGGGGGACCGGGTGGGTCTGGATGAGCTGGCGCGGCGGCTGGGAGTGGTGGGACCGCAACTGGCGGCGCTGGCGTGTCGGATGCAGGCGGAGGGGCGGCTGGACGACACCTGGGTGGATGTACTGGACGTTCCGCCCCGTCGGAAGTCGTTCGGGGGCGGGATCGCGCATGTGATCACGCATTCCATGCATCACCGGGCGCAGCTGATTCACATGTTGCGGGTGCTGGGCGTGCCGGACGTCGAGGAGGGGGACGTGCTGGGCTGGGAGCGTCGGGTGGTGCGGGGCGGCGCGTGGGACGTGGGCGGGGAGGCGTGA
- a CDS encoding acetyl-CoA C-acyltransferase, with protein sequence MPEAVIVSTARTPIGKAYRGFLNDTHGSDLGAHAVTHAIARAGVDPAEIEDVIMGAGNPEGATGSNIARQIALRAGLPVSVAGQTVNRFCSSGLQTIATAANSVMAGQGDVYVAGGLESITLTQNEHANKYRLRGEWLQSNKPAIYMPMLETAEIVAKRYGITREQQDEYAYHSQMRTARAQQAGLFEHEIVPMTATMKVQDKATGEISDQTVTRTLDEGNRADTTLEGLGKLKPVFEGGVITAGNASQLSDGAAAVVVMNADVARERGLAPLGLFKGFAIAGCEPDEMGIGPVFAVPKLLKRHGLSVDDIDLWELNEAFAVQALYCRDHLGIDPDKYNVNGGSISIGHPYGMSGARLTGHALLEGKRRGAKHVVVTMCIGGGMGAAGLFEVL encoded by the coding sequence ATGCCTGAAGCTGTCATCGTCTCCACGGCCCGCACCCCCATCGGCAAGGCCTACCGCGGCTTCCTGAACGACACGCACGGCAGTGACCTGGGCGCGCACGCCGTCACGCACGCCATCGCCCGCGCGGGCGTGGACCCCGCCGAGATCGAGGACGTCATCATGGGTGCCGGGAACCCCGAGGGGGCCACCGGCAGCAACATCGCCCGGCAGATCGCCCTGCGCGCCGGACTGCCGGTCAGCGTGGCGGGGCAGACCGTGAACCGCTTCTGCTCCAGCGGCCTGCAGACCATCGCCACCGCCGCGAACAGCGTCATGGCCGGCCAGGGCGACGTGTACGTCGCGGGCGGTCTGGAAAGCATCACGCTGACGCAGAACGAACACGCGAACAAGTACCGCCTGCGCGGCGAGTGGCTGCAATCGAACAAGCCTGCCATCTACATGCCCATGCTGGAAACCGCCGAGATCGTCGCCAAACGCTACGGCATCACGCGCGAGCAGCAGGACGAGTACGCGTACCACTCGCAGATGCGCACCGCCCGCGCCCAGCAGGCCGGACTGTTCGAGCACGAGATCGTCCCCATGACCGCCACCATGAAGGTGCAGGACAAGGCCACCGGCGAGATCAGCGACCAGACCGTCACCCGCACCCTGGACGAGGGGAACCGCGCCGACACCACCCTGGAGGGCCTGGGCAAATTGAAACCCGTGTTCGAGGGCGGCGTGATCACCGCCGGGAACGCCAGCCAGCTCAGCGACGGCGCGGCCGCCGTGGTCGTCATGAACGCCGACGTCGCCCGCGAACGCGGCCTCGCCCCGCTGGGCCTGTTCAAGGGCTTCGCCATCGCCGGGTGCGAACCCGACGAGATGGGCATCGGCCCGGTGTTCGCCGTGCCGAAACTCCTCAAGCGGCACGGCCTCAGCGTGGACGACATCGACCTGTGGGAACTGAACGAGGCGTTCGCCGTGCAGGCCCTGTACTGCCGCGATCACCTGGGGATCGACCCGGATAAGTACAACGTGAACGGCGGCTCCATCAGCATCGGGCACCCGTACGGCATGAGCGGCGCGCGCCTGACCGGGCACGCCCTGCTGGAAGGTAAACGCCGCGGCGCGAAGCATGTCGTGGTGACCATGTGCATCGGCGGCGGCATGGGCGCGGCGGGCCTGTTCGAGGTGCTGTAA